Proteins encoded together in one Muntiacus reevesi chromosome 22, mMunRee1.1, whole genome shotgun sequence window:
- the LOC136152754 gene encoding transmembrane protease serine 11G-like → MAGRHHRCNEHELGKTLGGVLFVCNIQLFLKRPSILGRRTHSLKPWKIALITTAVVLLLAVIIGLPVYFLVFDQKVHYYQTSFRIPSIKYNPDFSVDHSKNRTDLKQKISNEIDEIFQRSSLSHHYIKSHVFNVRPSNNGLKVNVLLKFQFTSNNADTIKREADSILHQKLKLNESFLKIDTSLPYLKDMNNVQAEHILNSCCGLGREFPSMERIADGSVAKKADWPWQASLQVDGIHFCGATLISEVWLLTAAHCFESYKNPRRWTVSFGTTLSPPLMRQEVQSVVIHEDYAAHKHDDDIAVVKLSTPVIFSDEVHRVCLPDATFEALPKSKVFVTGWGALKANGPFPNTLREVEVEIISNDICNQVHVYGGAVSSGMICAGFLKGKLDACEGDSGGPLVIARDGNIWYLIGIVSWGMDCGKENKPGVYTKVTHYRDWIKSKTGI, encoded by the exons TTCTATTTGTTTGTAACATACAACTCTTTCTCAAAAGGCCATCAATTCTGGGTAGAAGAACACATTCATTGAAACCATGGAAGATTGCCCTTATTACTACAGCTGTTGTGTTGCTTCTAGCAGTAATCATCGGTCTCCctgtttattttttggtatttG ATCAGAAGGTTCATTATTACCAAACTTCCTTCCGGATCCCTAGTATTAAGTACAATCCTGATTTTTCAGTGGACCATTCAAAAAATAGGACAGACCTGAAACAAAAAATCAGTAATGAG atagaTGAGATATTTCAAAGATCCAGTTTAAGTCATCATTACATCAAGTCTCATGTTTTCAATGTTAG gccAAGTAATAATGGTTTGAAAGTAAATGTATTGCTCAAATTTCAGTTTACCTCTAACAATGCAGACACAATAAAAAGAGAAGCTGATAGCATTTTGCATCAGAAGTTGAAATTAAATGAAAGCTTCTTGAAGATAGATACTTCACTGCCCTATCTTAAAG ataTGAATAATGTACAAGCAGAGCACATCCTGAACAGCT GTTGCGGTTTAGGGAGGGAGTTCCCATCCATGGAAAGAATTGCCGATGGTAGTGTTGCAAAGAAAGCTGATTGGCCTTGGCAAGCCAGCCTGCAGGTTGACGGCATCCATTTCTGTGGAGCCACATTGATTAGTGAGGTGTGGCTCCTGACTGCTGCTCATTGCTTTGAATC CTACAAAAACCCCAGACGCTGGACGGTTAGCTTTGGAACAACTCTAAGCCCCCCACTGATGAGACAAGAGGTGCAGTCGGTTGTCATTCATGAAGACTATGCTGCCCATAAGCATGACGATGACATCGCTGTGGTGAAGCTCTCCACCCCTGTCATATTTTCGGATGAGGTGCACAGAGTCTGTCTCCCGGATGCTACTTTTGAAGCCTTGCCTAAGAGCAAAGTGTTTGTCACTGGATGGGGAGCTCTAAAAGCAAATG gtCCCTTTCCCAATACTCTGAGAGAAGTTGAAGTAGAGATCATAAGTAATGATATATGTAATCAAGTTCATGTATATGGTGGAGCTGTATCATCAGGAATGATATGTGCTGGATTCTTGAAAGGAAAACTAGATGCCTGTGAA GGTGATTCTGGGGGACCTCTGGTTATAGCACGTGATGGAAACATCTGGTATCTTATCGGAATAGTAAGCTGGGGAATGGactgtggaaaagaaaacaagcctGGAGTCTATACCAAAGTGACTCATTATCGGGACTGGATTAAGTCTAAAACTGGCATCTAA